CTCGCCCGGCGCGATGTCCCAGCCCACGGCGCCGCGGCGCGCACCGCGCCGTGCCTTCGCGCGGCGGGGGGCGCTGCGCGGCGCTCCCTGGCTCCGCCCGCCGCTCGCGCGGGCCAGGAGCGCTCCAGCGAGGGCGCCGAGGCTGAACACCGCGGGCCAGGCGAGGGCGCGACGGAGGGCAAGGGCTCGGCTGCGCGAAGAGCTCATGGTTCGAAGCTAGGGGCGCGCCTGCGGCCTGCCATTGTCCGGAGCCGAGGCCCGCACGCTCCACGGGCGAGCGCCGCGCGCAGGCGCCCGAGAGGCCGAGCGCCGGAGCGTCCCGTCCCTTTCGCGCAGACGGTGCGCACCTTGGGAGGATGCAGCGGGTGGCACTCGGCGCAGGCTTCGTGGTGGGTGGGGCGCTCGGCGTGGCCGCGCGCCGCTTCTTCCACCGCAGGCTGCGCTTCGGTCCCTGGGGCCCGCTCGGAGAGCCCCTGCCCGGCGGGGTGGACGCGGTGGGGCTCGCGCTGATGCAGGCCACGTCCACCGAGATGCTGGACGGCAACCGCCTCACGCTGCGCGACAACGGCGAAGTGTTCCCCGCGCTCGAGCGGGCGTTCCTCGCGGCGCGCCGCAGCATCCACGTGGACGTGTACATCTGGAAGCCGGGGCCTCCCGGGGACCGGCTGCGGGAGCTCGCGTGCCAACGCGCGCGCGAGGGCGTGGCGGTGCGCATCCTCGTGGACCCGGTGGGCAGCCCGGGCTTCGCCGAGCACCTCGCGCCGGCGCTGCGGGAGGCCGGCTGCGAGGTGCACTACTTCCGCCCCTTCGAGCAGCGCCCCTTCGCCTTCACCGGGCGCAACCACCGCAAGATCGTCATCGTGGACGGACGCGTGGGCTTCACCGGCGGCTTCGGCATCTCGCCCGAGTGGGACGGCGATGGGCTGTCCCCCTGCGGCTGGCGCGACTCGAACGTGGAGGTGGAGGGCCCGGTCGTTCGCCAGATGCAGGTGGCCTTCGCGAGCCACTGGCTGGAGACGGGCGGACGGATGCTCGCG
This Aggregicoccus sp. 17bor-14 DNA region includes the following protein-coding sequences:
- a CDS encoding phosphatidylserine/phosphatidylglycerophosphate/cardiolipin synthase family protein, with the protein product MQRVALGAGFVVGGALGVAARRFFHRRLRFGPWGPLGEPLPGGVDAVGLALMQATSTEMLDGNRLTLRDNGEVFPALERAFLAARRSIHVDVYIWKPGPPGDRLRELACQRAREGVAVRILVDPVGSPGFAEHLAPALREAGCEVHYFRPFEQRPFAFTGRNHRKIVIVDGRVGFTGGFGISPEWDGDGLSPCGWRDSNVEVEGPVVRQMQVAFASHWLETGGRMLAAEDFTQAQPAGDARAAYVTSTDVQGLSHARWVTHIALAAARERAWIANAYFIPPPGVLGTLCARAARGVELRLMLPGPYQDHPTVTFLQRRLYPRLERSGVRVYEYQPSMLHAKTMLVDDRLVVVGSINLDYLSMEYLEEGSLVVDDRAFAAEFARRWEVDLSRSKQRTWPREARVPEVTVPELLPERAGYAGELNPSP